Proteins encoded by one window of Haliotis asinina isolate JCU_RB_2024 chromosome 6, JCU_Hal_asi_v2, whole genome shotgun sequence:
- the LOC137287158 gene encoding bcl-2 homologous antagonist/killer-like, translating into MASWNGGDGNSDDKFIHPPREPRYVIPEVPRPENLHPDTEDNVQRQTEDVFRNFMYQSYRQTQIRQQYDSTPRIQELVSMNQDPVSSTAQIGRQLARIGDEINDRFSDEFDGMIRSLKLDKNSIFDVFSSVAKKTIAGGLSWGRVIALLSFGFRMVMKVLQDSTSQVPEFLRMIISTVARVFLVEKISKWIADQGGWIAALTFQPTASNLALAFVGLAAVSSIFAVIYYKTFA; encoded by the exons ATGGCCAGCTGGAACGGAGGTGATGGGAACAGTGACGATAAGTTTATTCATCCTCCTCGTGAACCCAGATATGTGATTCCGGAGGTGCCACGGCCAGAGAATCTTCATCCAGATACAGAGGATAATGTTCAGAGACAGACTGAAGATGTGTTTAGGAACTTTATGTACCAGAGTTACCGCCAGACTcaaatacgtcaacaatatGATTCCACTCCAAGGATACAGGAGTTAGTTAGCATGAATCAGGACCCTGTCAG CTCTACTGCTCAGATTGGCAGGCAGCTCGCTCGTATAGGAGATGAAATCAACGACCGTTTTTCTGATGAGTTTGATGGTATGATACGAAGTCTCAAGTTAGACAAGAACAGCAtctttgatgttttttcaaGTGTTGCCAAGAA GACCATTGCTGGAGGATTGAGCTGGGGTCGTGTGATAGCTTTACTGTCTTTTGGTTTCCGAATGGTGATGAAAGTGTTGCAGGACAGTACCAGTCAGGTGCCAGAATTCCTGAGAATGATCATATCAACAGTGGCAAGAGTATTCCTTGTagagaaaatatcaaaatggaTAGCAGACCAAGGGGGCTGG ATCGCTGCACTGACCTTTCAACCTACAGCCAGTAACCTTGCATTAGCTTTCGTGGGATTGGCTGCAGTGTCGTCAATATTTGCCGTCATTTACTACAAGACATTTGCCTGA